From Coturnix japonica isolate 7356 chromosome 1, Coturnix japonica 2.1, whole genome shotgun sequence, the proteins below share one genomic window:
- the FBXL14 gene encoding F-box/LRR-repeat protein 14 has protein sequence METHISCLFPELLAMIFGYLEVRDKGRAAQVCTAWRDAAYHRSVWRGVEAKLHLRRANPSLFPSLAARGIRRVQILSLRRSLSYVIQGMADIESLNLSGCYNLTDNGLGHAFVAEISSLRSLNLSLCKQITDSSLGRIAQYLKGLEVLELGGCSNITNTGLLLIAWGLQRLKSLNLRSCRHLSDVGIGHLAGMTRSAAEGCLGLEQLTLQDCQKLSDLSLKHLARGLGRLRQLNLSFCGGISDAGLLHLSHMSSLRSLNLRSCDNISDTGIMHLAMGSLRLSGLDVSFCDKVGDQSLAYIAQGLDGLRSLSLCSCHISDEGINRMVRQMHGLRTLNIGQCVRITDKGLELIAEHLSQLTGIDLYGCTRITKRGLERITQLPCLKVLNLGLWEMTESEKVR, from the coding sequence ATGGAAACGCACATCTCGTGCCTGTTCCCGGAGCTGCTGGCCATGATCTTCGGGTACCTGGAGGTGCGCGACAAGGGCCGCGCGGCGCAGGTGTGCACGGCCTGGCGGGACGCCGCCTACCACCGCTCCGTGTGGCGGGGCGTGGAGGCGAAGCTGCACCTGCGCCGCGCCAACCCCTCGCTCTTCCCCAGCCTGGCGGCGCGGGGCATCCGGCGGGTGCAGATCCTGTCGCTGCGGCGCAGCCTGAGCTACGTGATCCAGGGCATGGCGGACATCGAGAGCCTCAACCTCAGCGGCTGCTACAACCTCACCGACAACGGGCTGGGCCACGCCTTCGTGGCGGAGATCAGCTCCCTGCGCTCGCTCAATCTCAGCCTCTGCAAGCAGATCACGGACAGCAGCCTGGGCCGCATCGcccagtacctgaaggggctggaggtgctggagctggggggctgcagcaACATCACCAACACGGGGCTGCTGCTCATCGCCTGGGGCCTGCAGCGCCTCAAGAGCCTCAACCTGCGCTCCTGCCGGCACCTCTCCGACGTGGGCATCGGGCACCTGGCGGGCATGACGCGCAGCGCGGCCGAGGGCTGCCTGGGTCTGGAGCAGCTCACGCTGCAGGACTGCCAGAAGCTCAGCGACCTCTCGCTCAAGCACCTGGCCCGCGGGCTGGGCCGCCTCCGCCAGCTCAACCTCAGCTTCTGCGGGGGCATCTCGGACGCGGGGCTGCTGCACCTGTCGCACATGAGCAGCCTGCGCAGCCTCAACCTGCGCTCCTGCGACAACATCAGCGACACGGGCATCATGCACctggccatgggcagcctgcgGCTCTCCGGCCTCGACGTCTCCTTCTGCGACAAAGTGGGGGACCAGAGCCTGGCCTACATCGCGCAGGGACTGGACGGACTGCGctccctctccctctgctcctgccaCATCAGTGACGAGGGCATCAACCGCATGGTGCGGCAGATGCACGGGCTGCGCACCCTCAACATCGGCCAGTGCGTCCGCATCACCGACAAGGGCCTGGAGCTCATCGCTGAACACCTCAGCCAGCTGACGGGCATCGACCTCTACGGCTGCACCCGCATCACCAAGCGGGGCCTGGAGCGCATCACCCAGCTGCCCTGCCTCAAGGTGCTCAACCTGGGACTGTGGGAAATGACTGAGAGCGAGAAGGTCAGGTGA